A section of the Schistosoma haematobium chromosome ZW, whole genome shotgun sequence genome encodes:
- the ABCA3_8 gene encoding ATP-binding cassette sub- A member 3, variant 2 (EggNog:ENOG410V6E5~COG:T), translating to MGANTSNTLDQSEVEEIAQETGFSPKQIYRLYNRYLALDKTNAGYLRRHDFLLIPELAINPLGDRIVNEFFKDSQGELNFRQFVRKLARFRKVRPQQSTQFNNRDAKLRFLFGMYDLDMDGKISRNELLGMLQMMVGANITVEQINNIGERTMAEADLDGDCYISYAEFVQAFDNVDIEQKMSIRFLE from the exons ATGGGGGCGAATACTTCGAATACACTTGATCAGTCCGAGGTTGAGGAAATTGCACAAGAAACTGGAT TTTCTCCAAAACAAATTTATCGATTGTACAATAGATATTTGGCTTTGGACAAGACGAACGCCGGGTACTTGAG GCGTCATGATTTTCTATTAATTCCAGAATTAGCCATTAATCCACTTGGCGATCGAATCGTGAATgaattttttaaagatag TCAAGGTGAATTAAATTTTCGTCAATTTGTACGTAAACTAGCAAGATTTCGTAAAGTTCGACCACAACAATCTACTCAATTTAATAATCGTGATGCAAAATTACGCTTTCTATTCGGTATGTATGATTTAGATATGGATGGTAAAATATCAAGAAATGAATTATTGGGAATGTTACAAATGATGGTCGGTGCTAATATTACTGTTGAACAG ATCAATAATATCGGTGAACGAACAATGGCTGAAGCGGATCTTGATGGTGATTGCTATATATCGTATGCGGAATTTGTACAA GCATTTGATAATGTGGATATTGAACAAAAGATGAGTATACGCTTTTTGGAATGA
- the ABCA3_8 gene encoding ATP-binding cassette sub- A member 3 (EggNog:ENOG410V4GH~COG:Q), whose product MFNDSQAKSIFQEQLGKQLGSHVSDAHPEVEWNDIRKAVETAVISASKVNQKVREKHWISAASIALLDARKLIPSDSEHNEERSQLKRKLTRSLRNDREQWWVAKAREMEKAAAIGNSRQLFRLVKETGIRKLTVGETISGKDGHIIHSQSRRLDRWAEHFRDQFNWPSATLRFPMISSQPEWQVNVGPPSLYEVENAIGNLKRGRAAGPDRFTPEIFKDGGPVLAMRLTEVLGRIWELDVLPSDWSQSLIVPVYKKGQKSSCDSQRNQFN is encoded by the coding sequence atgtttaatgatagtcaagctaagagtatatttcaggaacaactaggaaaacagttaggcagccatgtaagtgatgcccaccccgaggtagaatggaatgatatccgaaaagctgtggaaacagcagtgatatctgctagtaaggtaaaccagaaggttagggagaaacactggatctcagcagcatctatcgcactgttagatgctcggaaactcattccatctgactctgaacataatgaagagcggagtcagcttaagcgcaagctgacaagaagtctacgcaatgatcgcgaacagtggtgggtagcgaaagcaagagagatggaaaaggcagcggcaataggtaatagcagacaattgttcagactcgttaaggaaaccggtattaggaaactgACTGTTGGCGAAACAATCTCAgggaaagatggacatattatacattctcaatccaggagattggatcgatgggcagaacactttagggatcagttcaactggccttcagccacacttcgttTTCCCatgatctccagtcaacctgaatggcaagttaatgtaggtcctccgtctctttacgaagttgaaaatgctataggaaatctgaaacgagggagagcagcaggccctgacaggtttactcctgagatttttaaggatggtggtccagtattagcaatgagattaaccgaggtcttaggtagaatttgggaactggacgtactcccatctgactggtctcaatcactgattgtgccagtctataagaaaggacaaaagtcctcttgtgacagtcagaggaatcagtttaactaa